In Flavobacterium endoglycinae, one DNA window encodes the following:
- a CDS encoding DUF1440 domain-containing protein — protein sequence MKSKFETILLSGLTAGTLDILAAVLVYSVLLKQTSAVKILQSIASAVFRQEAYEGGPKMAFYGLLFHYIIALIFAFIYLKLYPYFSFLKKHVFISAVIYGIFVWLVMNLVVLPIAFPKLPPKQFDFQLLLSVFILIVCIGFPIAFITKKFYIRQEQLKNI from the coding sequence ATGAAATCAAAATTCGAAACTATTTTATTATCAGGTTTAACAGCTGGAACACTCGATATTCTGGCAGCAGTTTTGGTTTATTCGGTTTTATTAAAACAAACATCGGCAGTAAAAATTCTTCAGTCAATTGCAAGTGCCGTTTTTAGACAAGAAGCTTATGAAGGTGGTCCAAAAATGGCTTTTTACGGATTATTGTTTCATTATATAATAGCTTTAATCTTTGCTTTTATTTATTTAAAACTATATCCGTACTTCTCTTTTCTGAAAAAACACGTATTTATTTCAGCAGTCATTTACGGCATTTTTGTGTGGCTTGTTATGAATTTGGTCGTTCTGCCAATTGCTTTTCCTAAACTTCCTCCAAAACAATTTGATTTTCAATTACTTCTTTCGGTTTTTATTTTAATAGTCTGTATAGGTTTTCCAATTGCTTTTATAACCAAGAAATTTTACATCAGACAAGAACAACTCAAAAATATTTAA
- a CDS encoding glycoside hydrolase family 130 protein → MELATTQENITAIKHGVILEKSDRSFEELGVLNPAVYQDGNTVHMFYRAAKRGNFSTIGYCRFEGPKTLVERSPEPIFIPEYIYEIHGVEDPRITKIDDTFYLTYVTYDGINACGALAVSKDLKKFKKKGIITPKFILHEFTNLIRKHLQNPSVAKILAFNTERNYPLTETIKENLFVWDKNVVLFPKKINGKFVALHRLFPSIQIVSFEKKSELTVDFWKEYMKNLPDYIIMEPKYDHETSHIGPGAPPIETADGWLIIYHAAERREKGLVYHACAALLDLNDPSKVIARLKKPIITPAEHYERHGYVNYVVFPTGTAIFDDQLYIYYGAADDKIAVASLNLNDLLTEIKQNPHEDDIK, encoded by the coding sequence ATGGAATTAGCCACTACTCAGGAAAACATTACAGCAATAAAACACGGAGTAATTTTAGAAAAATCAGATCGAAGTTTCGAAGAATTAGGCGTACTAAATCCTGCTGTTTATCAGGATGGAAATACGGTGCATATGTTTTACAGAGCCGCTAAAAGAGGAAATTTTTCAACTATTGGATACTGCAGATTTGAAGGACCAAAAACTTTAGTAGAACGCAGCCCGGAACCAATTTTTATACCTGAATATATTTATGAAATTCATGGTGTTGAAGATCCAAGGATTACTAAAATAGACGATACTTTTTATTTGACCTATGTTACGTATGATGGTATCAATGCGTGCGGTGCTTTAGCTGTATCGAAAGATTTGAAAAAATTTAAAAAGAAAGGCATTATTACTCCGAAATTTATTTTGCATGAATTTACCAATCTGATTCGTAAACATTTGCAAAATCCGAGTGTTGCAAAAATTCTGGCTTTTAATACCGAAAGAAATTATCCTCTAACCGAAACCATAAAAGAGAATTTATTTGTCTGGGATAAAAATGTAGTTCTTTTTCCGAAGAAAATTAACGGAAAATTTGTAGCGCTGCATCGACTATTCCCTTCTATTCAAATTGTTTCATTTGAAAAGAAAAGTGAATTAACGGTTGATTTCTGGAAAGAGTACATGAAAAATCTGCCAGATTATATCATTATGGAGCCCAAATACGATCATGAAACAAGTCATATTGGTCCTGGAGCTCCGCCAATAGAAACTGCAGATGGCTGGCTGATTATTTATCATGCTGCAGAACGACGTGAAAAAGGTTTAGTTTATCATGCCTGCGCCGCTTTATTAGATCTTAATGATCCTTCTAAAGTAATTGCAAGATTAAAAAAACCAATTATTACTCCAGCCGAACATTACGAAAGACACGGTTATGTAAATTATGTTGTGTTCCCAACAGGAACAGCCATTTTTGATGACCAATTATATATTTATTACGGTGCCGCCGATGATAAGATTGCGGTGGCTTCTTTGAACCTTAACGACTTATTAACTGAAATAAAACAGAATCCCCATGAAGACGATATCAAATAA
- a CDS encoding DoxX family protein — translation MKTTKIIFWTTTILIFLFEGVMPALTSQTELAKEGIKHLGYPEYFGNALVVFKILGVLALIIPQVPARIKEWAYAGFAFDFIFASISHFAVDGIDFQGFFPLIVFAILIVSYVTYHKIQRYKNIAL, via the coding sequence ATGAAAACAACGAAAATTATTTTCTGGACTACTACAATCCTTATTTTTTTATTTGAAGGCGTGATGCCGGCTTTAACTTCTCAAACTGAATTAGCAAAAGAAGGAATCAAGCATTTGGGATATCCGGAATATTTTGGAAATGCTTTAGTCGTATTTAAAATTCTGGGCGTTTTAGCTTTAATTATCCCACAAGTACCTGCACGCATTAAAGAATGGGCTTATGCCGGATTTGCTTTCGATTTTATTTTTGCTTCAATAAGTCATTTTGCAGTAGACGGAATTGATTTTCAAGGTTTCTTCCCTTTAATCGTATTTGCCATTTTAATTGTATCGTATGTAACCTATCATAAAATACAGCGTTATAAAAATATAGCGCTCTAA
- a CDS encoding DUF1328 domain-containing protein — translation MLRWTVTFIILAIVAGIFGFGGIAAGAASIAKILFFIFLVLFIISLISGRSRV, via the coding sequence ATGTTACGTTGGACAGTCACTTTTATAATTTTGGCTATAGTAGCCGGAATTTTTGGTTTTGGAGGAATTGCCGCTGGAGCCGCTAGTATCGCAAAAATCTTATTCTTTATATTTTTGGTTTTATTTATTATCTCATTAATAAGCGGAAGATCGAGAGTTTAG
- a CDS encoding DinB family protein: protein MDSPVFLIPEKKEYDKEKLNSKLLKIESELLDSAEKYDLTLIPLNFQLPGFEKFTIYEWISFALIHTQRHTNQLNSIFQYITKL from the coding sequence ATGGACTCTCCTGTTTTCTTGATTCCTGAAAAAAAAGAGTACGATAAAGAAAAACTGAATTCAAAATTGTTGAAAATAGAATCTGAATTATTAGATTCTGCAGAAAAATATGATCTAACTTTGATTCCGCTTAATTTTCAATTACCTGGATTTGAAAAATTCACTATTTACGAATGGATTAGTTTTGCACTCATACATACACAAAGGCATACGAATCAATTGAATAGTATTTTTCAATACATCACCAAATTATAA
- a CDS encoding Crp/Fnr family transcriptional regulator, translating to MTFNKETYLSNLKQTIESYYPISENSWKLIENITSFQTLKKGETLLQNGEIAKNVHFIAKGVLRAFITDEEGNFYNKNLFLENYLAGSKVSLMLQTPSNFTIEALEDSIVININYKKYIQAINENDDLKNFYIAHLERHWIIEKEQREVALVMQNATERYVTLLRKHPDIADRVPLLHIASHLGITPTQLSRIRKSLEKDL from the coding sequence ATGACTTTCAATAAAGAAACCTATCTCAGCAATCTAAAACAAACTATTGAAAGTTATTATCCTATTTCTGAAAATTCATGGAAACTAATCGAAAACATCACCAGTTTTCAAACGCTTAAAAAAGGAGAAACATTATTACAAAATGGAGAAATTGCTAAAAATGTTCATTTTATTGCAAAAGGAGTTTTACGAGCATTTATAACAGATGAAGAAGGTAATTTCTATAACAAAAACCTTTTTCTCGAAAATTATTTAGCTGGTTCGAAGGTTTCATTAATGCTTCAGACACCTTCCAATTTTACTATTGAAGCTTTAGAAGATTCTATTGTAATCAACATAAATTACAAAAAATATATTCAAGCTATTAACGAAAATGACGACCTCAAAAACTTCTATATCGCTCATTTAGAAAGGCATTGGATTATAGAAAAAGAGCAAAGAGAAGTTGCGCTGGTTATGCAGAATGCAACTGAAAGATATGTCACACTTTTAAGGAAACATCCAGACATTGCAGATCGTGTTCCGTTACTGCATATTGCATCGCATTTAGGCATTACTCCTACACAATTAAGCCGAATCAGAAAAAGTTTGGAAAAAGATTTGTAA
- a CDS encoding GNAT family N-acetyltransferase has product MKNTDLIKDNIDNLTTLWRTAAAPLLSYHKNDPFQFSQIKNSGWPNRLWFGEDITEENLPQILEIIEQNPGLVIPYWDIFGSNSNEIFEKNGFEIRNQLVAMALKLEERFVLRNILSFKRVLNEEDAITWSDIYPLSFNYVISKETIVHNYENTKFYLVHYDEKPIGTLNLFQTGNVMGIHGVGVIPEMRKRGFAEEIMKFAINEAIDADCNYAQLQASPLGKNIYTRLGFEDLFLIKNYFL; this is encoded by the coding sequence ATGAAAAATACAGATCTTATAAAAGACAATATTGACAATCTCACCACACTTTGGAGAACTGCCGCTGCACCTCTCCTTTCGTATCATAAAAATGATCCTTTTCAATTCAGCCAGATAAAAAATTCAGGCTGGCCGAATAGATTATGGTTCGGAGAAGATATTACAGAAGAAAATCTGCCGCAGATTCTTGAAATTATAGAACAAAATCCAGGTTTGGTAATTCCGTATTGGGATATTTTTGGAAGCAATTCCAATGAAATATTTGAAAAAAATGGGTTTGAAATACGAAATCAACTTGTTGCAATGGCTTTAAAACTGGAAGAAAGATTTGTTCTTCGAAATATTCTTTCTTTTAAAAGAGTTTTAAATGAAGAAGATGCCATAACGTGGTCTGATATTTATCCGTTATCTTTTAACTACGTAATCAGTAAAGAAACAATCGTCCATAATTACGAAAACACTAAATTTTATCTGGTTCATTACGACGAAAAACCAATAGGAACTCTCAACCTTTTTCAAACGGGAAATGTTATGGGAATTCATGGCGTTGGTGTAATTCCTGAAATGCGTAAAAGAGGTTTCGCCGAAGAAATCATGAAGTTTGCCATCAACGAAGCCATTGATGCTGATTGCAATTATGCACAATTACAAGCTTCTCCGCTAGGAAAAAACATTTATACAAGGTTGGGTTTTGAAGATTTGTTTTTAATTAAGAATTACTTTTTGTAA
- a CDS encoding glycosyltransferase encodes MKTISNKSKIVFLSTFPPTQCGIATYTQDTIKGITDVFGKSITCEICELVDKPKENKTQAYILNTKNREEYAQVAEEINKDENVKLVHIQHEFGLFSGNYGDHLLDFLNTIKKPVTYTFHSVIPNPNNELKTFVQLLLSYSNSVFVMTNQSKEILMRDYEIQDEVITTVPHGTHIVIYEKPEDAKAKYGIQDRIVLSTFGLLGEGKNIETGLHALAKIVEKEPNVLYLIIGRTHPNLIIDGVDAYRDKLEAIVEELHLQNNVRFINQYLETEELLDYLKATDIYMFTSKDPNQAVSGTFAYAMSCACPMVASKIPHTKEVLTSDCGILVDIGNVDQFAEAALQLISDENLRYEMAINALSKMRASSWENAGLTHMNTYKKLMENTPEIKYTYPDIQLRHIKKLTTDLGIIQFSKISIPDLESGYTLDDNARALIAFCMHYKLTRDKDDLPYILIYLDFIERCQRPKGDFINYVDQENREHIEQNAEVNLEDSNARAIWALGTVVANSDILPDNISKKASKCLLDSLKWAENIQSPRSIGFATKGLYLYHSTIPNLYVAAIINKLNAKLLANYEDTATEDWQWFENYLTYGNGILPESMLYAYLITNKPVYKKVALDSLDFLLSKTFVDGNFKAISNQSWYHKDAQPAEYGEQPIDVTYTIQTLNAFYNAFKTPEYRKKMKIAFNWFLGKNHLNQIMYNPVSGGGYDGLEKENVNLNQGAESTVCYLTARLLMENFALSESKVIPLVKTRSGVAINS; translated from the coding sequence ATGAAGACGATATCAAATAAATCGAAAATAGTTTTTCTTTCTACTTTTCCTCCAACTCAATGCGGCATTGCAACTTATACGCAGGACACTATAAAAGGTATTACTGATGTTTTTGGTAAATCTATAACTTGTGAAATTTGCGAATTGGTAGACAAACCAAAAGAAAATAAAACACAAGCGTATATTTTAAATACCAAAAACCGAGAAGAATATGCACAGGTTGCGGAAGAAATCAATAAAGATGAAAACGTAAAACTGGTTCATATTCAGCATGAATTTGGTTTATTTAGCGGGAATTATGGAGATCATCTGCTTGACTTTTTAAATACTATTAAAAAGCCGGTAACTTATACATTCCACAGTGTCATCCCAAACCCAAATAACGAATTAAAAACGTTTGTACAATTGCTTTTAAGCTACAGTAATTCGGTTTTTGTAATGACAAATCAGTCAAAAGAAATTTTGATGAGAGATTACGAAATTCAAGATGAAGTAATTACAACTGTGCCACACGGAACTCATATTGTAATTTACGAAAAACCAGAAGATGCAAAAGCAAAATACGGTATTCAAGATCGAATTGTATTATCCACTTTCGGACTTTTGGGCGAAGGTAAAAACATTGAAACCGGGCTTCATGCATTGGCAAAAATTGTCGAAAAAGAACCAAATGTATTATACTTAATCATTGGCAGAACCCACCCAAATTTAATTATTGATGGTGTCGATGCTTATCGTGATAAACTAGAAGCAATTGTTGAGGAGTTACATCTACAAAACAATGTACGTTTCATTAATCAATATTTAGAAACAGAAGAACTTTTAGATTACCTAAAAGCAACTGATATCTACATGTTTACATCAAAAGATCCAAATCAGGCAGTAAGCGGCACTTTTGCTTATGCTATGAGTTGTGCTTGTCCGATGGTAGCATCAAAAATTCCACACACTAAAGAAGTATTGACTTCAGACTGCGGTATTTTAGTAGATATTGGAAATGTAGATCAATTTGCAGAAGCAGCTTTACAATTAATTTCTGATGAAAATCTACGATATGAAATGGCTATTAACGCCTTATCTAAAATGAGAGCCTCATCTTGGGAAAATGCGGGATTAACCCACATGAATACCTATAAAAAATTAATGGAAAACACGCCTGAAATTAAATATACATATCCGGATATACAATTACGCCACATCAAAAAATTAACTACTGATCTTGGAATTATTCAATTCAGCAAAATTTCAATTCCAGATCTGGAATCAGGATACACATTAGATGATAATGCACGTGCTTTAATTGCATTCTGTATGCATTACAAATTAACGCGTGATAAAGACGATCTTCCATACATTTTGATTTATCTGGATTTCATCGAAAGATGTCAAAGACCAAAAGGTGATTTCATCAATTATGTCGATCAGGAAAATCGTGAACACATTGAACAAAATGCCGAAGTTAATTTAGAAGATTCAAATGCTAGAGCTATCTGGGCTTTAGGAACTGTGGTTGCAAACTCAGATATCCTTCCTGATAATATTTCGAAAAAAGCATCAAAATGCTTATTAGATTCTTTGAAATGGGCAGAAAATATTCAATCGCCGCGTTCAATTGGTTTTGCAACAAAAGGTCTGTATTTGTACCACAGCACAATTCCAAATTTATACGTTGCAGCGATTATCAATAAACTAAACGCAAAATTATTGGCTAACTACGAAGACACTGCTACAGAAGACTGGCAATGGTTTGAAAATTATTTAACGTATGGAAACGGAATTTTACCAGAATCTATGCTTTATGCTTATTTAATCACCAACAAACCAGTGTATAAAAAAGTGGCATTAGATTCACTGGATTTCTTACTATCAAAAACATTTGTTGATGGCAACTTTAAAGCCATTTCAAACCAAAGCTGGTATCATAAAGATGCACAACCAGCAGAATATGGAGAACAGCCAATAGATGTTACGTATACGATTCAAACTTTAAATGCTTTCTATAACGCATTTAAAACTCCTGAATATAGAAAGAAAATGAAAATTGCCTTTAATTGGTTTTTAGGTAAAAACCATTTAAACCAGATTATGTACAATCCGGTGAGCGGAGGTGGTTATGACGGGCTTGAAAAAGAAAATGTAAATTTAAATCAAGGTGCAGAATCAACAGTTTGTTATTTGACCGCCAGATTATTAATGGAAAATTTCGCTTTATCAGAGTCTAAAGTTATTCCCTTAGTTAAAACCCGAAGTGGTGTCGCTATAAACTCATAA
- a CDS encoding TolC family protein, translated as MKNYITKFVTFAILITTLISCKVSKDIETPKDAFPENFRNASVSSDTTSIADIEWKNFFTEKDIVTLIDSAVARNNDLLIAQKNIEIAQYRFTQSKWGNVPQVNLFVNANTSNPSDNSFTGMNLNQALGAKHIDDYSAGASLSWEADIWGKIRNQKKGAYAGYLQSAEVKKALQTNIVANVSRGYYNLLMLDAQLKIAQQNLKLNDSTTNIIKLKYDAGQVTTLAIQQSEAQKLNSEQLIPLLEQNIAIQENALSVLTGSFPNSKQRTVLLNSIEIKSNPAIGIPSSLVSRRPDVKSAELALKVANANVGITKADLYPALRITAQGGLNSFETSSWFNIPASLFGTVAGGLTQPILNNKRVRTQYNIAVAEREKAVLAFRQTVLVAVSEVSDALVKVEKLQQQETFLKEKVKTLQQAIKNSNLLFKNGLAEYLEVLTAQANLLQSELELADLKRQQLTANTDLYRALGGGWK; from the coding sequence ATGAAAAATTATATAACCAAATTCGTGACCTTCGCCATTCTGATCACGACTTTAATATCCTGTAAAGTTTCAAAGGATATTGAAACTCCAAAAGATGCATTTCCTGAAAATTTCAGGAATGCATCGGTTTCGAGTGATACAACCAGTATTGCCGATATCGAGTGGAAAAACTTCTTTACAGAAAAAGATATTGTTACGTTAATCGACAGCGCGGTTGCCCGAAATAATGATCTGCTTATTGCACAAAAAAACATCGAAATTGCGCAGTACAGATTTACACAATCGAAATGGGGAAATGTTCCTCAGGTTAATTTATTTGTAAATGCTAATACAAGCAATCCTTCTGACAATAGTTTTACAGGAATGAACTTGAATCAGGCTTTAGGTGCTAAACATATTGATGATTATTCTGCTGGAGCTTCACTTTCTTGGGAGGCTGATATTTGGGGAAAGATCAGAAACCAAAAGAAAGGAGCTTACGCAGGATATCTTCAATCTGCAGAAGTTAAAAAAGCATTGCAGACGAATATTGTAGCGAATGTTTCAAGAGGTTATTACAATCTTTTGATGCTGGACGCTCAGCTGAAAATTGCACAGCAAAACCTAAAATTAAATGACAGCACAACGAATATTATCAAATTGAAATATGATGCTGGTCAGGTAACCACTTTAGCAATTCAGCAGTCTGAAGCACAAAAATTAAACTCAGAGCAATTGATTCCGTTATTGGAACAAAATATTGCTATTCAGGAAAATGCTTTAAGTGTTTTAACCGGTTCATTTCCGAATTCAAAACAAAGAACCGTTCTTTTAAATTCAATAGAAATTAAAAGCAATCCAGCCATTGGAATTCCGTCTTCATTAGTAAGCAGAAGACCAGACGTAAAAAGTGCTGAATTAGCTCTTAAAGTAGCCAACGCCAATGTCGGTATCACAAAAGCGGATTTATACCCAGCTCTTAGAATTACGGCTCAAGGCGGTTTGAACTCTTTCGAAACGAGCAGCTGGTTCAATATTCCAGCTTCTCTATTCGGAACTGTTGCAGGTGGTTTAACACAACCAATCTTAAACAACAAAAGAGTGAGAACGCAGTATAATATCGCTGTCGCGGAAAGAGAAAAAGCGGTTTTAGCTTTTAGACAAACTGTTTTAGTGGCTGTAAGCGAAGTTTCTGATGCTTTAGTAAAAGTAGAAAAACTACAGCAGCAAGAAACGTTCTTAAAAGAAAAAGTAAAAACATTACAGCAAGCAATTAAAAACTCGAACTTGTTATTCAAAAACGGATTAGCAGAATATCTTGAAGTTTTAACTGCTCAAGCGAATCTTTTACAAAGCGAATTAGAACTTGCTGACTTAAAAAGACAGCAACTAACAGCCAATACAGATTTGTACCGCGCTCTAGGCGGAGGTTGGAAATAA
- a CDS encoding VOC family protein has protein sequence MNIPAEHQTIMPYLILQGASKFIDFTKKVFGATETNTKSLRTDGSIMHAEVTLNGSTIMITDEITDWAKQTANLFVYVPNADETYQKAIENGASSLMGLSDQDYGRTCGVTDPFGNVWWITSVK, from the coding sequence ATGAATATACCAGCAGAACATCAAACCATAATGCCTTATTTGATTTTACAAGGTGCATCAAAATTTATCGATTTTACCAAAAAGGTTTTTGGCGCAACTGAAACTAATACCAAATCGCTGCGTACAGACGGAAGTATCATGCATGCCGAGGTTACTTTAAATGGAAGCACTATAATGATAACCGATGAAATAACCGACTGGGCAAAACAAACCGCAAATTTGTTTGTATATGTACCCAATGCTGATGAAACGTATCAAAAAGCGATCGAAAACGGAGCCAGTTCGCTAATGGGTTTAAGCGATCAAGATTATGGCAGAACTTGCGGCGTTACAGATCCGTTTGGCAATGTCTGGTGGATTACTTCTGTAAAATAA